Below is a window of Leisingera sp. S132 DNA.
CCTTTATTGATCACGATCGACGTGACCTGCGGACCACCATAAAACTTGAACCTGCCTACTGTACCACCGTTGGTGCTGCAGCCGGCCAGCGCAAGGCTCGCGGCCGCACTAATGCCAAATGCCCTTCTGTTCATTGTCCCAGCCTGTATTTTTCTTGTGCCTCTAATCAGGATTTAACGCGAAAGCGCTGTTAAGGAAATTCACATTTTCCTGTCCTGTACCGGCTTATTGGATAGCTTTTGCTCAATTGCTTCCAGCCGGCTCAGCACTTCATCGCGGTAAGCATCTGTGCGCTCACCTTCTTCTTCACCGTGGGCATCCTGCATCGAATTCACAATCAGGCCGACCAGAAGGTTCACCACAGCAAAGGTCGTGACCATGATGAAGGGCACGAAGAATGCCCAAGCATGCGGATGCACTTCCATCACCGGGCGCACGATTCCCATCGACCAGCTTTCCAGTGTCATAATCTGGAACAGCGAATAGGCACTGAGACCGAGGTTGCCGAACCATTCCGGGAAATCCTGGCCGAACAGCTTAGTTGAGATCACAGAGCCGATGTAGAAAATGATCGCCATCAGCAGAAAAACCGAGCCCATCCCGGGAAGAGCAGTGATAAAGCCCTCGACAACCCGGCGCAGACGCGGTGCGACAGAAATCACCCTCAGCACCCTGAGAATCCGCAGTGCCCGCAGAACCGACAAGCCCTGGGTTCCGGGCGCAAGAGCAATTCCAACAATCACGAAATCAAATACATTCCAGCCGCTGAGGAAGAACCGCAGCCGACGTACAAGCAGCTTGGCCAGGATCTCAACGACAAAGATTGAAAGGCAGACCTTGTCGATAAGGTGGATAGGCGCTCCCAACTTAGCCATCACCGTCGGGGACGTCTCAAGGCCCAAGGTAACCGCATTGACCAGAATGACCGCGGTGATGAAGCGGCCAAAACGGCTGCTGTCCAGAATGGCTTCCAGGCGGCGGGTCGGTGTCATCACTTGAATATCCGTCATCTTAGTCTTTCAGGGCGAACTTTGCGGCCAGTTCGGTATGGGCTGACCAGCGAAACTGGTCAACAACCTGAACCCAGTCCAGTGCATAGCCTGCCTCAACCAGCAGCTTGGCATCACGGGCAAAGCTGACTGGGTTACAAGACACATAGGCGACTACAGGCGTCCGAGCCTTGGCCAATTGCACTACCTGCGCCTCTGCTCCAGCCCTGGGCGGATCGATCACTGCGGCTTCATAGGCGGCACCAAAAGGGTTGAGGTCCTCTGGCAGCAAGGGATTGCGAAACAGGTCACGGGTTTCGGTGGTGACTTTTTTCAACCCCTTCGCTTTTCGCCAGCCCGCATCCAAGGCCTTGACCATCTCGCGCTCGCCTTCAACTGCATGCACTTCGGCCGCCTGCGCCAGAGGCAACGAAAAGGTGCCGCAGCCGGCAAACAAGTCGACAATCCGCTTGGC
It encodes the following:
- a CDS encoding ion transporter, encoding MTDIQVMTPTRRLEAILDSSRFGRFITAVILVNAVTLGLETSPTVMAKLGAPIHLIDKVCLSIFVVEILAKLLVRRLRFFLSGWNVFDFVIVGIALAPGTQGLSVLRALRILRVLRVISVAPRLRRVVEGFITALPGMGSVFLLMAIIFYIGSVISTKLFGQDFPEWFGNLGLSAYSLFQIMTLESWSMGIVRPVMEVHPHAWAFFVPFIMVTTFAVVNLLVGLIVNSMQDAHGEEEGERTDAYRDEVLSRLEAIEQKLSNKPVQDRKM